A window of Lepidochelys kempii isolate rLepKem1 chromosome 1, rLepKem1.hap2, whole genome shotgun sequence contains these coding sequences:
- the PCDH8 gene encoding protocadherin-8 has product MGLARDGRSLSSPPRLLYLCWLLSVTLCKTVRYRTYEEDAPGTVIGTLAEEMHVKAPGEISFRLMEQFSNSSLVRVREGDGQLSIGEAGIDRERLCGPSLQCVLAFDVVSLWQEQYRLVHVELEVRDINDNAPRFPQAHIPLEVSESAAPGTRLPLEIALDPDVGSNSIQSFRLSRNSHFGIEAQTRADGGKSAELVLLQELDRETQAAYTLELVAQDGGSPARSGTATVSVRVLDANDNSPAFPQGSVTVELGEDAPRGALLLDLEAADADEGPNGEVVYGFGSQVPAEARQLFRLDPLSGRLTLEGPVDYERQRTYELDVQAQDRGASPLAATCKVIVRLADVNDNAPGISVSPLSGAPAGAGVAYVSEAAARDSFVALVSTSDRDSGPNGQVRCALYGHEHFALQRAYADSYVLVTAAPLDRERVAEYNLTLVAEDLGSPPFKTVRQYTVRVSDENDNAPLFSKPVYEVAVLENNPPGAYLATVVARDPDLGRNGKVLYRLLETQVLGAPISTYVSVDPATGAIYALRTFNYEILKQLDLRIQASDGGSPQLSSSALIKVRMVDQNDNAPVITHPVLANGSVEIGVSSQAPPDSLVAQIKARDADDGVNAELTFSFVEEPQQPELFAINKKTGEIVLRGDLSKELGQVFKVILTVTDNGRPPLVTTATINFLVTAMAPSSSQEVAKPSSWEGKALEWDIPLIVIIILAGSCTLLLVAIITIATTCNKRKKETEIKNNGPLTEQIDISHLEKGRQEDSSPRGNVFEARSFPSKASFTSPAPSPPAEEVSSSETSTVNACLYEGQKRLRATNGESYVPAPNYSKESTQPVAIWKGHSFNTISAREAEKFSGKDSGKGDSDFNDSDSDISGDALKKDLITHMQNGLWACTAECKILGHSDRCWSPSCGRSNPHSSPHPSAQLSTFCKSTSLPRDPLRRDNYYQAQLPKTVGLQSVYEKVLHRDFDRTITLLSPPRSGRLPELQEIGVPLYQAPSTRYLAPQTDTSEKV; this is encoded by the exons ATGGGTCTTGCTAGGGACGGGCGCAGCCTCTCCTCTCCGCCGCGCCTCCTCTACCTCTGCTGGCTGCTCTCGGTCACCCTCTGCAAGACGGTGAGATACCGCACTTACGAGGAGGACGCGCCAGGCACGGTCATCGGCACTTTGGCAGAAGAGATGCACGTGAAAGCGCCCGGAGAGATAAGTTTCCGCCTGATGGAGCAGTTCAGCAACAGCTCGCTGGTGCGGGTGCGGGAGGGGGACGGGCAGCTGAGCATCGGCGAGGCAGGGATCGACCGGGAGCGGCTGTGCGGCCCGTCCCTCCAGTGCGTCCTGGCTTTCGACGTGGTGAGCCTGTGGCAGGAGCAGTACCGGCTGGTGCACGTGGAGCTGGAGGTGCGGGACATCAACGACAACGCGCCGCGCTTCCCCCAGGCGCACATCCCGCTCGAGGTGTCCGAGAGCGCCGCGCCCGGCACCCGCCTGCCGCTGGAGATCGCCCTGGACCCGGACGTGGGCTCCAACTCCATCCAGAGCTTCCGGCTCTCGCGCAACAGCCACTTCGGCATCGAGGCGCAGACGCGGGCGGACGGCGGGAAAAGCGCCGAGctggtgctgctgcaggagctggacCGCGAGACCCAGGCCGCCTACACGCTGGAGCTGGTGGCCCAGGACGGCGGCAGCCCGGCCCGCTCGGGCACGGCCACGGTGAGCGTCCGGGTGCTGGACGCCAACGACAACAGCCCGGCCTTCCCGCAGGGCTCGGTCACGGTGGAGCTGGGCGAGGACGCGCCGCGGGGCGCCCTGCTGCTGGACCTGGAGGCGGCCGACGCCGACGAGGGGCCCAACGGCGAGGTCGTCTACGGCTTCGGCAGCCAGGTGCCGGCCGAGGCGCGGCAGCTCTTCCGGCTGGACCCGCTCTCGGGCCGCCTGACGCTGGAGGGGCCGGTGGATTACGAGCGGCAGCGGACCTACGAGCTGGACGTGCAGGCGCAGGACCGGGGCGCCAGCCCCCTGGCGGCCACGTGCAAAGTCATCGTGCGCCTGGCCGACGTGAACGACAACGCGCCGGGCATCAGCGTCAGCCCCCTGAGCGGCGCCCCCGCCGGCGCCGGGGTGGCCTACGTCAGCGAGGCGGCGGCGCGCGACAGCTTCGTGGCGCTGGTCAGCACCTCGGACAGGGACTCGGGCCCCAACGGGCAGGTGCGCTGCGCCCTCTACGGGCACGAGCACTTCGCGCTGCAGCGCGCCTACGCCGACAGCTACGTGCTCGTCACCGCCGCGCCGCTGGACCGCGAGCGCGTGGCCGAGTACAACCTGACCCTGGTGGCCGAGGACCTGGGCTCGCCGCCCTTCAAGACCGTCCGGCAGTACACGGTGCGCGTGAGCGACGAGAACGACAACGCGCCGCTCTTCTCCAAGCCCGTCTACGAGGTGGCGGTGCTGGAGAACAACCCGCCGGGCGCCTACCTCGCCACCGTGGTGGCCCGCGACCCCGACCTGGGCCGCAACGGGAAGGTGCTTTACCGGCTGCTGGAGACGCAGGTCCTGGGCGCCCCCATCTCCACCTACGTCTCTGTGGATCCGGCCACCGGGGCCATCTACGCCCTCAGGACATTCAACTATGAGATCCTCAAGCAGCTGGACCTGAGGATCCAGGCGAGTGATGGGGGCTCCCCTCAGCTGTCCAGCAGCGCCCTGATCAAGGTGAGGATGGTGGACCAGAACGACAACGCCCCGGTCATCACCCACCCCGTGCTCGCCAACGGCTCCGTGGAGATCGGGGTCTCCAGCCAGGCACCCCCGGATTCCCTGGTGGCTCAGATCAAAGCCAGAGACGCGGACGATGGGGTCAATGCGGAGCTCACCTTCTCCTTTGTGGaggagccgcagcagccagagctctTTGCCATCAACAAGAAGACAGGCGAGATTGTGCTCAGGGGGGACCTGTCCAAAGAGCTGGGACAGGTGTTCAAAGTCATCCTCACCGTGACTGACAATGGCAGGCCCCCTCTTGTCACCACAGCCACAATCAACTTCCTGGTGACTGCCATGGCACCCTCCAGCAGCCAAGAGGTGGCCAAGCCAagctcctgggaggggaaggctTTGGAGTGGGACATTCCCCTGATTGTCATCATCATCCTCGCTGGGAGCTGCACCCTGCTGCTGGTGGCCATCATCACCATTGCAACCACCTGCAACAAGCGCAAGAAGGAGACCGAGATCAAGAACAACGGGCCCCTGACAGAGCAGATCGACATCTCCCACCTAGAGAAGGGGAGGCAGGAGGATAGCAGCCCCAGAGGGAATGTGTTTGAAGCGCGATCCTTTCCCAGCAAAGCTTCTTTCACCAGCCCAgccccttctccacctgcagaaGAGGTCTCCTCTTCTGAGACCAGCACTGTGAATGCCTGTCTCTACGAGGGTCAGAAACGACTTAGGGCAACTAACGGGGAG TCCTATGTCCCTGCTCCTAATTATAGCAAAGAATCCACCCAACCCGTGGCCATCTGGAAGGGTCATTCTTTCAACACCATATCGGCCCGAGAAGCGGAAAAGTTCAGTGGCAAAGATAGTGGCAAAGGCGACAGCGACTTTAACGACAGTGACTCTGACATCAGTGGGGATGCCCTGAAGAAGGATCTCATCACTCACATGCAGAATG gaTTATGGGCTTGTACTGCTGAATGCAAAATCCTGGGCCATTCGGACCGCTGCTGGAGCCCATCCTGTGGCCGATCCAACCCTCACTCGTCTCCTCATCCCTCAGCTCAGCTGTCCACCTTCTGCAAAAGCACCTCCTTGCCCAGGGACCCCCTTCGCAGGGACAACTACTACCAGGCCCAGCTGCCCAAGACAGTGGGACTGCAGAGTGTCTACGAGAAAGTGTTACACAGAGACTTTGACAGGACAATCACATTGCTGTCCCCTCCTCGCTCTGGGAGGCTTCCAGAActtcaggagattggggtgcccCTATACCAAGCCCCTTCAACTAGATACCTAGCCCCCCAGACTGACACTAGTGAAAAGGTTTAA